In Streptomyces chartreusis, the following proteins share a genomic window:
- a CDS encoding LysR family transcriptional regulator, translating to MTLDDLRVFVAVCRAGSLSSVARELGCTQSAVSQHVKRLERETGVALLERQPRGVVPTQAGRVLEAAAAEGISGLDLAVRQLRDLLDGESGYVRVATGATTVRHFMSEAVVAYRRRHPRVNLEFRTVSSGRGSFDALADGTLDLAWITLGPPVRGIEQRPVVELPWVLAVRADDPLAGRPYVDAGADMAGVRLIRLPPNSASAAHLDAACAELGVRFAQDTSVADWDTALLLAELGVGRAVVPALPGLAVPGDGELRLIPVPALRPLPVGWAVRRWDALGPPARAFADLVESYRRG from the coding sequence ATGACCCTCGATGACCTGCGGGTGTTCGTGGCCGTGTGCCGGGCCGGAAGTCTCAGCTCGGTGGCGCGGGAGCTGGGCTGCACCCAGTCGGCCGTGAGCCAGCACGTGAAGCGGCTGGAACGGGAGACCGGTGTCGCGCTGCTGGAGCGCCAGCCCCGGGGAGTGGTGCCGACACAGGCCGGCCGGGTACTGGAGGCCGCGGCCGCGGAGGGCATATCCGGGCTCGATCTGGCGGTACGGCAGCTGCGGGACCTGCTCGACGGCGAGAGCGGGTACGTGCGGGTGGCGACTGGGGCGACGACCGTACGGCACTTCATGTCGGAGGCGGTGGTCGCGTACCGGCGCCGGCATCCCCGGGTCAATCTGGAGTTCCGCACGGTCAGTTCGGGGCGGGGCAGCTTCGACGCGCTGGCCGACGGCACGCTCGACCTGGCCTGGATCACCCTCGGGCCGCCGGTGCGCGGCATCGAGCAGCGGCCGGTGGTGGAGCTGCCGTGGGTGCTGGCGGTACGGGCCGACGACCCGCTGGCCGGACGGCCGTACGTCGACGCCGGGGCCGACATGGCCGGCGTACGGCTGATCCGGCTGCCGCCGAACTCCGCGTCGGCGGCTCATCTGGACGCCGCCTGCGCCGAGTTGGGCGTCCGGTTCGCGCAGGACACCAGCGTCGCCGACTGGGACACGGCGCTGCTGCTGGCCGAGCTGGGGGTCGGACGGGCGGTCGTGCCCGCGCTGCCGGGGCTGGCGGTCCCCGGCGACGGCGAGCTGCGGCTGATCCCGGTGCCCGCGCTGCGTCCGCTGCCCGTGGGCTGGGCCGTGCGCCGGTGGGACGCGCTCGGCCCGCCGGCCAGGGCGTTCGCGGACCTGGTGGAGAGCTACCGCCGGGGCTGA
- a CDS encoding sugar ABC transporter substrate-binding protein — translation MNARTPHTSAVRRIGIALVASASAMSLTACGVIDGIGGGDSSASPEKGDDITVGLLLPDKETARFEKFDYPLIKKEVGNLTDDKGKVVYANAGSSPEKQSEQFQQMIDEKVDVVLVDAVDAKAIAPQVQKSKDAGIPVIAYDRLAEGPIDAYVSHDNELVGEVQGRSLVEELGDKAASSKVVMMNGDPADPNTDRFKKGALTELDGAVNIVKKYDTEKWSPEAAKANMQKAIASVGVSGIGAVYSANDGMAGAVIDALKEAGASTIPPVTGQDANLDAVQRIVSGEQFMTVYKPFLLEATNAAKMAVYRVQGRDLEFDSLTQDSVDSPTQDDIPAQLVTVIALTQGNIEETVVKDGVYTVDQICTPEYKADCDRIGLK, via the coding sequence GTGAACGCTCGCACCCCCCACACCTCCGCCGTACGCCGGATCGGCATAGCCCTCGTCGCCTCCGCCTCGGCGATGTCGCTCACCGCGTGCGGCGTCATCGACGGCATCGGGGGCGGTGACAGCTCGGCCTCGCCGGAGAAGGGCGACGACATCACGGTGGGGCTGCTGCTGCCCGACAAGGAGACCGCACGCTTCGAGAAGTTCGACTACCCGCTCATCAAGAAGGAAGTCGGCAACCTCACCGACGACAAGGGCAAGGTCGTCTACGCCAACGCCGGGTCGAGCCCGGAGAAGCAGAGCGAGCAGTTCCAGCAGATGATCGACGAGAAGGTCGACGTCGTGCTGGTGGACGCGGTGGACGCCAAGGCCATCGCCCCGCAGGTGCAGAAGTCGAAGGACGCGGGCATCCCCGTCATCGCCTACGACCGCCTCGCCGAGGGCCCCATCGACGCCTACGTCTCCCACGACAACGAACTCGTCGGCGAGGTGCAGGGCCGCTCCCTCGTCGAGGAACTCGGCGACAAGGCAGCGAGCAGCAAGGTCGTCATGATGAACGGCGACCCTGCCGACCCGAACACCGACCGCTTCAAGAAGGGCGCCCTCACGGAGCTCGACGGCGCGGTGAACATCGTCAAGAAGTACGACACCGAGAAGTGGTCGCCCGAGGCCGCCAAGGCCAACATGCAGAAGGCGATCGCCTCCGTCGGGGTCTCCGGCATCGGTGCCGTCTACTCCGCGAACGACGGCATGGCCGGGGCCGTGATCGACGCGCTCAAGGAGGCCGGCGCGAGCACGATCCCCCCGGTGACCGGGCAGGACGCGAACCTGGACGCGGTCCAGCGGATCGTCTCGGGCGAGCAGTTCATGACGGTGTACAAGCCCTTCCTGCTGGAGGCGACCAACGCCGCGAAGATGGCCGTGTACCGGGTGCAGGGCCGCGACCTGGAGTTCGACTCGCTGACCCAGGACTCGGTCGACAGCCCCACCCAGGACGACATCCCGGCCCAGCTGGTGACGGTGATCGCCCTGACGCAGGGCAACATCGAGGAGACGGTGGTCAAGGACGGCGTCTACACCGTCGACCAGATCTGCACCCCCGAGTACAAGGCGGACTGCGACCGGATCGGCCTGAAGTAG
- a CDS encoding AMP-dependent synthetase/ligase — protein sequence MSTSLPSFAPSAAFHDAPGPTLVQPETRRLDGVVREAYVPPFAPPVTHGSLADLPFDNAEAAPDAVVLSRKGADGQWTDVTAAEFAEQVQQVAKGLIGEGLVPGDRIAVMARTCYEWTLLDFAAWAAGLVTVPVYPTSSVFQTRWILQDSGAVALVTETAGQAAALGPELDRVPDLRHMWVMEKGHVDRLAEAGAQQPDGEVAVRRGMLVPDTLATLIYTSGTTGRPKGCALSHSNFFAEVDNAIELLYPIFKTRTSEEASVLLFLPMSHVFGRMVAVACVRARVRLGHAPSLKAEDLLPDLAAFRPTCLLTIPYMLEKVFNSARAKAETGGRASSFDRAASVAERYGEALEARASGTGGGPNTALKAARAFYDPLVYRRIRNAMGGRVKYAICGGSPLGRRLAAFYAGAGIEIYEGYGLTETTAAATVTPPLKPRLGTVGWPLPGTRVRIAADGEILVSGDQVLRGYWDPAAGGVVPAAADGWLPTGDIGALDDDGYLTITGRKKELLITAGGKSVAPAPLENWLRSHPLISQCMVLGDRRPYVSALITLDMDGVTHWRRMNGKHSVPAELLVDDPELRAILQRAIDEANKLVSRPESIRRFTILPTDFTEMDGHLTPSMKLRRDVVMRDFAGEVEGLYAK from the coding sequence GTGTCCACCTCGCTTCCGTCCTTCGCCCCCTCGGCCGCCTTCCATGACGCCCCGGGACCGACCCTGGTGCAGCCGGAGACGAGGCGATTGGACGGCGTCGTACGGGAGGCGTACGTGCCGCCGTTCGCGCCGCCGGTCACCCACGGCTCGCTCGCGGACCTGCCGTTCGACAACGCGGAGGCGGCTCCCGACGCCGTCGTCCTCAGCCGCAAGGGCGCGGACGGGCAGTGGACGGACGTGACGGCGGCCGAGTTCGCCGAGCAGGTGCAGCAGGTGGCGAAGGGGCTGATCGGCGAGGGCCTGGTGCCCGGGGACCGGATCGCCGTCATGGCCCGCACCTGCTACGAGTGGACGCTGCTCGACTTCGCCGCATGGGCGGCCGGCCTGGTGACGGTCCCCGTCTATCCCACCTCCTCCGTCTTCCAGACCCGCTGGATCCTCCAGGACTCCGGCGCGGTGGCCCTGGTCACCGAGACCGCGGGCCAGGCGGCCGCGCTCGGCCCCGAGCTGGACCGGGTGCCCGACCTGCGCCACATGTGGGTGATGGAGAAGGGCCATGTGGACCGGCTCGCGGAGGCCGGCGCGCAGCAGCCCGACGGGGAAGTGGCCGTACGGCGGGGCATGCTGGTGCCGGACACGCTGGCGACCCTCATCTACACGTCCGGCACGACGGGCCGCCCCAAGGGCTGCGCGCTGAGCCACAGCAACTTCTTCGCCGAGGTCGACAACGCCATCGAGCTGCTCTACCCGATCTTCAAGACGCGGACCAGCGAAGAGGCGTCGGTGCTGCTCTTCCTGCCGATGTCGCACGTCTTCGGCCGGATGGTGGCGGTGGCCTGCGTACGGGCCCGGGTGCGCCTCGGGCACGCGCCGAGCCTGAAGGCGGAGGACCTGCTGCCGGACCTCGCCGCGTTCCGCCCGACCTGTCTGCTGACCATCCCCTACATGCTGGAGAAGGTCTTCAACTCCGCCCGCGCCAAGGCCGAGACGGGCGGCCGGGCCTCCTCCTTCGACCGCGCGGCGTCGGTCGCCGAGCGCTACGGCGAGGCGCTGGAGGCCCGCGCGTCCGGGACCGGCGGCGGCCCGAACACGGCCCTCAAGGCCGCCCGCGCCTTCTACGACCCGCTGGTCTACCGCCGTATCCGCAACGCGATGGGCGGCCGTGTGAAGTACGCGATCTGCGGCGGCTCCCCGCTCGGCCGACGCCTGGCCGCCTTCTACGCCGGGGCGGGCATCGAGATCTACGAGGGCTACGGCCTCACGGAGACGACCGCCGCCGCGACCGTGACACCGCCGCTCAAGCCCCGCCTGGGCACCGTCGGCTGGCCGCTGCCCGGCACCCGCGTCCGGATCGCCGCCGACGGCGAGATCCTCGTCTCCGGTGACCAGGTGCTGCGCGGCTACTGGGACCCGGCCGCCGGTGGCGTCGTCCCGGCGGCGGCGGACGGCTGGCTGCCGACCGGGGACATCGGGGCCCTGGACGACGACGGCTATCTGACGATCACCGGCCGCAAGAAGGAACTCCTCATCACCGCGGGCGGCAAGAGCGTGGCCCCGGCACCCCTGGAGAACTGGCTGCGCTCGCACCCGCTGATCTCCCAGTGCATGGTCCTGGGCGACCGCCGCCCCTACGTCTCCGCGCTGATCACCCTGGACATGGACGGCGTCACCCACTGGCGCCGGATGAACGGCAAGCACTCCGTCCCCGCCGAACTCCTCGTCGACGACCCGGAGCTGAGGGCGATCCTGCAACGCGCCATCGACGAGGCCAACAAGCTCGTCTCCCGCCCGGAGTCCATCCGCCGCTTCACGATCCTGCCGACGGACTTCACGGAGATGGACGGCCACCTGACCCCGTCGATGAAGCTGCGACGGGACGTGGTCATGCGGGACTTCGCGGGAGAGGTGGAGGGGTTGTACGCGAAGTGA
- a CDS encoding acetyl-CoA C-acetyltransferase yields MSPSESSGTSTGDSSGTSTGESSGTGSRKSPGATPAKRSGGSSAKRSGTTPSKSSGAIPANRSGTSSAPAPAVRRVAVIGGTRTPFARSDGPYATASNQDMLTAALDGLVERYGLGDPGAVGEFVAGAVLKHSRDFNLARETVLGSELDARTPAYDIQQACGTGLQAVIAAANKIALGQTEAAIAGGADTASDAPLGVNDRLRRILLEARRAKSLGGRVKALSRVRPSHLVPDIPRNAEPRTKLSMGEHAAVTARAWGVTREAQDELAAASHRRLAAAYERGFFEDLVVPFRGLDRDQNLRPGSTPEKLAALKPVFGLDGEHPTMTAGNSTPLTDGAALVLLASEEWAERRGLEPLAYLTAHETAAVDFVHGDVAGGEDGLLMAPAYAVPRMLERAGLGLDDFEFVEVHEAFASQVLATLAAWEKRGLAPVDRARLNVNGSSLATGHPFAATGARIVATLAKSLAESGGSGRGLISVCAAGGQGVTAILERR; encoded by the coding sequence ATGAGCCCCAGCGAGAGCTCCGGGACGAGCACCGGCGACAGCTCTGGGACCAGCACCGGCGAGAGCTCGGGCACGGGCTCCCGAAAGAGCCCCGGCGCGACCCCCGCCAAGCGCTCGGGCGGGAGCTCCGCCAAGCGCTCGGGCACGACCCCCTCCAAGAGCTCCGGCGCGATCCCCGCCAACCGCTCGGGCACGAGTTCCGCTCCGGCCCCCGCGGTCCGGCGCGTCGCGGTCATCGGCGGCACCCGCACCCCCTTCGCCCGCTCCGACGGCCCGTACGCCACCGCGTCCAACCAGGACATGCTCACGGCCGCCCTCGACGGCCTGGTCGAACGGTACGGACTCGGCGACCCGGGCGCCGTCGGCGAGTTCGTCGCCGGGGCCGTCCTCAAGCACAGCCGTGACTTCAACCTCGCCCGCGAGACCGTCCTCGGCTCGGAACTGGACGCCCGCACGCCCGCGTACGACATCCAGCAGGCCTGCGGCACCGGCCTCCAGGCCGTCATCGCCGCCGCCAACAAGATCGCGCTCGGCCAGACCGAGGCGGCGATCGCGGGCGGCGCGGACACGGCGAGCGACGCGCCCCTCGGCGTCAACGACCGTCTGCGGCGCATCCTGTTGGAGGCCCGGCGGGCCAAGTCGCTCGGCGGCCGGGTCAAGGCGCTCTCCCGGGTGCGGCCCTCCCACCTCGTCCCGGACATCCCCCGTAACGCCGAGCCGCGCACGAAGCTCTCCATGGGTGAGCACGCCGCCGTCACGGCACGGGCGTGGGGTGTCACCCGCGAGGCCCAGGACGAACTCGCGGCGGCGAGTCACCGGCGGCTGGCGGCGGCGTACGAACGCGGCTTCTTCGAGGACCTGGTCGTGCCCTTCCGGGGGCTGGACCGGGACCAGAACCTGCGCCCCGGCTCGACGCCGGAGAAACTCGCCGCGCTGAAGCCGGTGTTCGGCCTGGACGGGGAGCACCCGACGATGACGGCGGGCAACTCGACGCCGCTGACGGACGGGGCGGCTCTGGTGCTGCTGGCGAGCGAGGAGTGGGCCGAGCGCCGGGGGCTGGAGCCGCTGGCCTACCTCACCGCCCACGAGACGGCGGCCGTGGACTTCGTGCACGGCGACGTGGCGGGCGGCGAGGACGGACTGCTGATGGCACCGGCGTACGCCGTCCCGCGCATGCTGGAGCGGGCCGGACTCGGCCTGGACGACTTCGAGTTCGTGGAGGTCCACGAGGCCTTCGCCTCCCAGGTGCTGGCCACGCTGGCGGCGTGGGAGAAGCGCGGGCTCGCCCCCGTGGACCGCGCCCGGCTGAACGTCAACGGCTCGTCGCTGGCGACCGGTCACCCGTTCGCGGCGACCGGGGCCCGCATCGTGGCGACGCTCGCCAAGTCGCTCGCGGAGAGCGGTGGTTCGGGGCGCGGGCTGATCTCGGTCTGCGCGGCCGGCGGGCAGGGCGTGACGGCGATTCTGGAGCGAAGGTAA
- a CDS encoding 3-oxoacyl-ACP reductase: MADRYLSFTGTAPGRFLTRRLGLPQPASLKRFSPERPALQGDRLLLTAGKSDLDLAATGLGLTDSSEHPVAVLLDATGVRDVETLAEVHAALHPVVRSVAQSGRIVVLGAPLDPADHHQAATQQALEGFTRSLGKEIGRGRTVNLVRLTDAPAAASTLGFLLSPKSAYVSGQVVEVGPQDVTVPADPERPLTGRTALVTGAARGIGEAVAETLARDGARVVVLDVPQAEQDARRVADRLGGTALALDITADDAGARIAAALPDGLDVLVHNAGITRDRRLVNMPAERWSSVLDVNLVSVLRTTDALLAGGTLREGGRIVATASIAGLAGNAGQTNYGASKAGVVGLVRSLAPRALAEHGVTVNAVAPGFIETKMTAAIPLFIREAGRRMNSLAQGGLPADVAETTAWLAHPASGAVNGQVVRVCGQSLLGA, from the coding sequence ATGGCCGACCGCTATCTGAGCTTCACCGGCACCGCACCCGGCCGCTTTCTCACACGCCGCCTGGGGCTGCCCCAGCCCGCGTCGCTGAAACGCTTCTCGCCCGAGCGGCCCGCGCTCCAGGGCGACCGGCTGCTCCTGACGGCCGGCAAGTCGGACCTCGACCTCGCCGCGACGGGCCTCGGCCTGACGGACTCCTCCGAGCACCCGGTTGCCGTCCTGCTGGACGCCACTGGAGTGCGGGACGTCGAGACGCTCGCCGAGGTGCACGCGGCCCTGCATCCGGTCGTGCGGTCGGTGGCGCAGAGCGGCCGGATCGTCGTCCTCGGCGCGCCCCTCGACCCCGCCGACCATCACCAGGCCGCCACCCAGCAGGCCCTGGAGGGCTTCACGCGCTCGCTCGGCAAGGAGATCGGGCGCGGCAGGACCGTGAACCTGGTCCGGCTGACGGACGCGCCCGCCGCCGCGTCGACCCTCGGCTTCCTCCTCTCCCCCAAGTCGGCCTACGTCAGCGGCCAGGTCGTCGAGGTCGGCCCGCAGGACGTCACCGTCCCCGCGGACCCCGAGCGTCCCCTCACCGGCCGCACCGCCCTGGTCACCGGCGCCGCGCGCGGCATCGGCGAGGCGGTCGCCGAGACGCTGGCCAGGGACGGCGCCCGGGTCGTCGTACTGGACGTGCCGCAGGCCGAGCAGGACGCGCGACGAGTGGCCGACCGGCTCGGCGGCACCGCGCTCGCGCTGGACATCACCGCCGACGACGCCGGGGCGCGGATCGCGGCCGCGCTGCCCGACGGGCTGGACGTCCTCGTCCACAACGCCGGCATCACCCGCGACCGGCGGCTGGTCAACATGCCCGCCGAGCGCTGGAGTTCGGTGCTCGACGTGAACCTCGTGAGCGTGCTGCGCACGACGGACGCGCTGCTGGCGGGCGGGACGCTGCGCGAGGGCGGCCGGATCGTGGCGACGGCCTCCATCGCGGGGCTGGCGGGGAACGCCGGGCAGACCAACTACGGCGCGAGCAAGGCGGGCGTGGTCGGTCTGGTCCGCTCCCTGGCACCGCGGGCGCTCGCCGAGCACGGGGTGACCGTGAACGCGGTCGCGCCCGGCTTCATCGAGACGAAGATGACCGCCGCGATCCCCCTGTTCATCCGGGAGGCGGGCCGGCGCATGAACTCCCTCGCGCAGGGCGGGCTGCCTGCCGACGTCGCCGAGACGACCGCCTGGCTCGCGCATCCCGCGTCGGGTGCGGTCAACGGCCAGGTCGTCCGGGTGTGCGGCCAGAGCCTGCTGGGGGCCTGA
- a CDS encoding MaoC family dehydratase → MTTVLTGAPSLPALLARGAVLSAFKRPRPDAEFPRTRLVLPGARVDLARLAAYERVCGFATGADALPLTYPHVLGFPLAMRLMSERAFPLPLLGLVHTSIEVTRHTAMPATGAYEIGVHVDRLAEHRRGTEAVVVTEVRSGEDVVWESTSRYLARHRTNGPDAGAQTRPAEEPKPLPAVAEWRIAGDVGRRYGAASGDRNPIHLHALTARLFGFPRAIAHGMWTVARCLAAHGTPDAVRVRADFRAPVLLPGTVTYAAEDGRFELRGGDDRVHLTGEVYPLTS, encoded by the coding sequence ATGACGACCGTGCTGACGGGCGCCCCCTCGCTTCCGGCCCTGCTCGCCCGGGGCGCGGTGCTCTCCGCGTTCAAACGGCCGCGTCCCGACGCGGAGTTCCCCCGCACCCGGCTCGTGCTGCCCGGCGCGCGCGTCGACCTGGCGCGGCTGGCGGCGTACGAGCGGGTGTGCGGCTTCGCGACCGGCGCCGACGCGCTGCCCCTCACCTATCCGCACGTCCTGGGCTTCCCGCTGGCCATGCGGCTGATGAGCGAGCGGGCCTTCCCGCTGCCGCTGCTGGGGCTCGTCCACACCTCCATCGAGGTCACCCGGCACACGGCGATGCCCGCGACCGGCGCGTACGAGATCGGCGTGCACGTCGACCGGCTGGCGGAGCACCGCCGGGGCACGGAGGCCGTGGTGGTCACCGAGGTGCGGTCGGGCGAGGACGTCGTGTGGGAGTCGACGAGCAGATATCTCGCCCGGCACCGCACGAACGGCCCGGACGCCGGTGCTCAGACCCGGCCGGCCGAGGAGCCGAAGCCGCTCCCGGCGGTCGCCGAGTGGCGCATCGCCGGGGACGTCGGACGCCGCTACGGCGCCGCCTCCGGTGACCGCAACCCCATCCACCTGCACGCCCTCACCGCCCGGCTGTTCGGCTTCCCGCGCGCCATCGCGCACGGCATGTGGACGGTGGCCCGCTGCCTCGCCGCCCACGGCACACCGGACGCGGTGCGGGTACGGGCCGACTTCCGGGCGCCGGTGCTGCTGCCCGGGACGGTGACGTACGCCGCGGAGGACGGGCGGTTCGAGCTGCGCGGCGGGGACGACCGCGTCCACCTGACCGGGGAGGTCTATCCGCTCACCTCGTGA
- a CDS encoding TetR/AcrR family transcriptional regulator, whose protein sequence is MGAVKTKRMPRAVREQQMLDAAVRTFGRRGYMAASMDEIAELAGVSKPLVYLYLNSKEDLFTACIRREAAALVAAVRGGVRTELPADRQLWDGLRAFFTHTSHYPDAWSVLHLQARTHGEPFATEVAAMRAEIVDFVTQLILVAAREAHRDPDLPASEVAGIAEALVGAAESLADWANTTPGVSARQAAATLMNFAWAGLANLMDGRPWTPPEAAHEVSG, encoded by the coding sequence ATGGGTGCCGTGAAGACCAAACGGATGCCGCGGGCCGTCCGTGAGCAGCAGATGCTGGATGCCGCAGTGCGGACCTTCGGCAGGCGCGGGTACATGGCCGCGTCGATGGACGAGATAGCCGAACTGGCGGGCGTCTCCAAGCCGTTGGTCTATCTGTACCTGAACTCCAAGGAAGACCTCTTCACCGCCTGCATCCGGCGCGAGGCCGCCGCGCTGGTCGCGGCCGTGCGTGGCGGTGTGCGGACCGAGCTGCCCGCCGACCGCCAGCTCTGGGACGGACTGCGGGCGTTCTTCACCCACACCTCGCACTACCCGGACGCCTGGTCCGTGCTGCACCTCCAGGCCCGCACCCACGGCGAGCCGTTCGCGACCGAGGTCGCCGCGATGCGCGCGGAGATCGTCGACTTCGTGACGCAGCTGATCCTGGTGGCGGCCCGCGAGGCCCACCGTGATCCGGACCTCCCGGCGAGCGAGGTCGCCGGGATCGCCGAAGCCCTGGTGGGGGCCGCGGAGTCGCTCGCCGACTGGGCCAACACCACGCCTGGCGTCAGCGCGCGGCAGGCGGCGGCCACGCTCATGAACTTCGCGTGGGCCGGCCTGGCCAACCTCATGGACGGCCGGCCCTGGACACCGCCGGAGGCAGCTCACGAGGTGAGCGGATAG
- a CDS encoding SPFH domain-containing protein encodes MSTARSQRRSVISEKVAPWADIARLLRGGEADTLIPVIIPRHRRRLWWMLPLWLGVYALFMGVMLSLKEADAESAAGDLAYGTLAALSYTGGAVLLLIGALWWWRSSIVEIEQGTNGVLTRYGAVVRTLDAGRHYLWHPWSRVDFVVDTATEIPYSAPVMACPTQENVPLRSIEFFLKFRITDAVLFVRTIGAGNFDLVLSSAVQDAIRQRARKMRTERAYDLRGSDVADMQELLNRQLSGYGVRITGSNIPDVQLPTQYQQHLATRERVAKERTAYDQEWGLIRKRRIDQLGMDIERAKKVRDARIVEVKAALNRAREEVAQLLEEQETNAQRVRFEIETRGRSGLIAAENEARAQRALAKAYRDNRAVLQYELARRRLEVGAKLAGRAPQPVVVRTDGTGADTSALSTLLTAQLLPRLTALPAVDGQALTDRMTRFADGLGGEE; translated from the coding sequence ATGAGCACCGCCCGTTCCCAGCGCAGGTCGGTCATCTCCGAGAAGGTCGCCCCGTGGGCCGACATCGCGCGGCTGCTGCGCGGCGGCGAGGCCGACACCCTGATCCCGGTGATCATCCCCCGCCACCGGCGCCGCCTGTGGTGGATGCTGCCCCTGTGGCTCGGCGTGTACGCCCTGTTCATGGGCGTGATGCTGTCCCTGAAGGAGGCGGACGCCGAGTCCGCCGCCGGGGACCTCGCCTACGGCACCCTCGCCGCCCTGTCCTACACCGGCGGCGCCGTGCTGCTGCTGATCGGCGCGCTGTGGTGGTGGCGCTCCTCGATCGTGGAGATCGAGCAGGGCACCAACGGCGTGCTGACCCGCTACGGCGCCGTCGTGCGCACCCTGGACGCCGGCCGGCACTACCTGTGGCACCCGTGGTCCCGGGTCGACTTCGTCGTCGACACGGCCACCGAGATCCCGTACTCCGCACCGGTGATGGCCTGCCCGACGCAGGAGAACGTGCCGCTGCGCTCGATCGAGTTCTTCCTGAAGTTCCGCATCACGGACGCCGTGCTGTTCGTACGCACCATCGGCGCCGGCAACTTCGACCTGGTGCTCTCCAGCGCCGTGCAGGACGCCATCCGTCAGCGCGCCCGCAAGATGCGCACCGAGCGGGCCTACGACCTGCGCGGCTCGGACGTCGCCGACATGCAGGAACTGCTCAACCGCCAGCTGTCCGGCTACGGCGTGCGCATCACCGGCTCCAACATCCCGGACGTGCAGCTGCCGACGCAGTACCAGCAGCACCTGGCCACCCGGGAGCGGGTCGCCAAGGAGCGCACGGCCTACGACCAGGAGTGGGGCCTGATCCGCAAGCGCCGGATCGACCAGCTGGGCATGGACATCGAGCGGGCCAAGAAGGTGCGCGACGCCCGGATCGTCGAGGTCAAGGCGGCGCTGAACCGGGCCCGCGAGGAGGTCGCCCAGCTGCTGGAGGAGCAGGAGACCAACGCCCAGCGGGTGCGGTTCGAGATCGAGACGCGGGGCCGCAGCGGTCTGATCGCCGCCGAGAACGAGGCCCGCGCCCAGCGCGCCCTCGCCAAGGCCTACCGCGACAACCGAGCCGTCCTCCAGTACGAACTGGCCCGGCGCCGCCTGGAGGTGGGCGCGAAGCTCGCCGGCCGGGCACCGCAGCCGGTGGTGGTGCGCACCGACGGCACCGGCGCCGACACCTCGGCCCTGTCCACCCTGCTCACCGCGCAGTTGCTGCCCCGGCTGACGGCTCTGCCGGCCGTCGACGGGCAGGCGCTGACGGACCGGATGACACGGTTCGCGGACGGGCTGGGCGGCGAGGAGTAG